The bacterium sequence CGAGTTGCTTTCCGATGAAACGGCGTTAGTTTCCGTACAACATGCTAACACTGAAATTGGAACACTACAGCCGGTGCGGGAAATCGCCGAACTTTGTCGTGCCAGAAACATTCCGTTTCACTGTGATGGTTGTGGTGTTGCAGGAATCCTTCCCGTGAATGTTGCAGAGTTAGGTGTATCGGCATATACCATCGGTAGTAATGCGTTTTGGGGACCACCCGGTGCAGGCGCGTTATGGTTCGACAAAAGTATTGAGCTGGAACCGTTGCTCGAAGGTGGCGCACAAGAACGGAAAATGCGAGCCGGCACGGAAAACATTCCCGCGATTATTGGGATGGGGGTAGCAGCAGAGATCGCTCAAAAAGAGTTATCAAACCGCTGTGAAGATTTAGCACGAAAACGCAACAAGTTGGAAAGTATTCTGCGAGAGGGATTTTCCCATTGCGATCCAACGTGTTTCGTTTCGTTAGGTGACAGAGCGAATCGATTGCCGCAACTGTGCAGTTTTCGCTTGGAGTGGGTCGAGGGCGAGGCGCTATTGCTTTCCTTGGGCGCTGACCATATTGCGTGTGTATCGGGCAGTGCGTGTGCTCGCCCGGAGCTTGGCGCAAGTTATGTATTGGAAGCGTTAGGTGTCCCGGAAGAGCAACGCAGTGGTGGGATAACGATGTCCGTTGGATGGTCGACCACTGAGCAAGAGATTGAGTATGCGGTGGAGCGAACCATCTATCACGGAAAGCGATTATTCGCCATGTCACCGATGATGAAATCCATCGATTAATATTTGAAGGTTAGGCACTCCTGCCTGACAAAAACTGGAGGTTAGGTAATCCTACCTGACATACGCATGAAGCAAACGACAACAATCCGTATCGGTGGAGAAGGTGGCGAGGGAGTTATTTCGGCGGGAGAAATCCTCACCCTCACATCGGCTCGATTCGGATGGCACATTTTTAGTTCTCGCACCTACCCGGCAGAGATCAAGGGCGGATTAGCGGTCTATCAATTCCGTATTAGCGAAGCTCAAGTCGGCTCGCAAGGCGATCAACTCGATATCGCGGTTTGCTTGACGGCAGAAGCATACGATGAGTGTCGAGCCGATGTTTCGCCGAATACATACATCGTATTC is a genomic window containing:
- a CDS encoding cysteine desulfurase, with amino-acid sequence MKSAYLDWISAAPVLPEAAQAMAHAVEKIYGNASSRLHPWGVSAQRELNRARDGVARLIGAYDPIELVFTSSATEANNLAIKGIARMSERGKHIVIGAIDHPSIRMAAERLAWDGYTILYAPVDTNGFIQLDKLRELLSDETALVSVQHANTEIGTLQPVREIAELCRARNIPFHCDGCGVAGILPVNVAELGVSAYTIGSNAFWGPPGAGALWFDKSIELEPLLEGGAQERKMRAGTENIPAIIGMGVAAEIAQKELSNRCEDLARKRNKLESILREGFSHCDPTCFVSLGDRANRLPQLCSFRLEWVEGEALLLSLGADHIACVSGSACARPELGASYVLEALGVPEEQRSGGITMSVGWSTTEQEIEYAVERTIYHGKRLFAMSPMMKSID